In Stigmatella erecta, the following proteins share a genomic window:
- a CDS encoding MBL fold metallo-hydrolase — MHSLGAMSEPKAKARSLQEVVPGVYHWYVQDDRIGARSEAYAVVDRDGAVVLIDPLPIDESLLLPLGSITAIVLTAGNHQRSAWRFRKRFNVPVWAPRDAHGLEEEADTVYGNGDTLPGGLNAFHTPGPAHVMYTLWMQQSPRGVVFLSDLLTHPDDGPPAFVPSEYQDEPVRTRMSIQRVIDHLPVDALCFAHGEPIVRDGEQVLRKALEQDSEGASAPAP; from the coding sequence ATGCATAGCTTGGGGGCCATGAGTGAGCCCAAGGCCAAAGCGCGCAGTCTGCAAGAGGTGGTTCCCGGTGTGTACCACTGGTACGTCCAGGACGACCGCATCGGCGCGCGCAGCGAGGCCTACGCCGTGGTGGACCGCGATGGGGCCGTCGTCCTCATCGACCCGCTGCCCATCGATGAGAGCCTGCTGCTCCCGCTCGGCAGCATCACGGCCATCGTGCTCACCGCGGGCAACCACCAACGCTCCGCCTGGCGGTTCCGCAAGCGCTTCAATGTCCCGGTGTGGGCGCCCCGGGACGCCCATGGGCTCGAAGAGGAAGCCGACACCGTCTATGGCAACGGCGACACGCTCCCCGGCGGGCTGAATGCCTTCCACACGCCGGGCCCCGCGCACGTGATGTACACCCTGTGGATGCAGCAGAGCCCCCGGGGGGTCGTCTTCCTCTCGGACCTGCTCACCCACCCGGACGACGGCCCTCCGGCGTTCGTTCCGAGCGAGTACCAGGACGAGCCCGTCCGGACCCGGATGAGCATCCAGCGCGTCATCGACCACCTGCCCGTGGACGCCCTGTGCTTTGCCCACGGCGAGCCCATTGTCCGGGACGGCGAGCAGGTCCTGCGAAAGGCCCTGGAGCAGGACTCGGAAGGCGCCTCGGCCCCCGCGCCGTGA
- a CDS encoding carbohydrate binding domain-containing protein codes for MHRLKQWALLALAAVCLQAAPAWGQPAAAHVYHNHMPNFWPYYDVAQYAATPVGGPIRYAYDAQVINLKKSPPPHYTYYLPSGAPMPHDDLVTYYSHNAKTGAYLYWPFAVAQDMRTNAPTGQVHVTMSGAVVNNVQDLTTLKNVPGYDNTAWGSPWRDKYNSLRTPAGNRTLDLIHFTGHHSMGPLVGPEYFLKDLIYQSTTLAQPYFLGGDFQSSKGFFPTELGFSERLIPTLAKLGIQWSVIGDNHFSRTLRDYPFLNEPGSDTLVSPPNRADFQNTSNVGSWVSLQMAHEQQTIRNKYPFASTPHWVRYVDPATGAESRVVGIPVNQNGSWLEGWEGEATVDVVGLKGFEGLVSQRQFFVIAHDGDNSGGRAGSDSTWYNGRSVTCTAGVQCMGISEYLNAHLPVSTDVVHVQDGSWVDTRDSSSDPQWHHWKLPLGIWKGQFPAFNAATGLNLAPKTNLSGVQEGMTVSLEHGWHYLERNFALLQAALNYAKTAEQIWLDAHPNHWKPTTALDSQVTHAGNQLNPWMLSYPVKGDAANDWAGGANPAELSWYFLLPAMDSGFGYYDENQDDNVKPTLSFNQSLYFSKPYVQDRLAQDRTGPSVWWPQRWPYNPGSANTDKSEGWTLHHFNNTFAVYTYAYDVSGLSNIKVRIRTHAAKLIDASDNTHKVYEPAALKAAGVPNIDTSRVSAWVDYPMTRRDLKPVMNGVAWQPAYLPVMAKVPAQEIGDLYYTYLGNYRDQLLDYYIEATDSRGNVTRSEIQSVYVGAGRYNLVGGKYLEDANGSIPGTHPFLVVDTTAPSTPTGLSATRTDRSVKLSWSASTDNVAVTDYAVFRNGTQVGTSATPGYTDMGLTPSTAYSYTVKARDAAGNTSTASAALSVTTQPPDTTAPSAPTGLSASAVTSSSVTLSWTAATDNYGVAGYYVFRNGTQVAAPVGTSYTDTSLSPSTAYSYTVKAADAAGNTSAASSALSVTTSTGNTATVYYKKGFATPYLHYRPAGGTWTASPGMAMPDAEVTGYAKSTVNLGSATQLEAVFNNGSGTWDSNNGNNYFFPTGTSTFNAGVITAGAPVVDATSPSAPSNLTSPSKTASSITLAWAASTDNVGVTGYLVFRGATQVGTSTGTTYTDSGLAANTAYSYTVKARDAAGNTSAASSALSVTTSTGNTVTLYYKKGFATPYLHYRPAGGTWTASPGVAMPDAEVAGYAKSTVNLGSATQLEAVFNNGSGTWDNNGGLNYFIPAGTHTFSAGTVTAGAPSGDVTGPSAPTGLAAASKTATSVSLTWNPVTDTGGIAGYNVYRNGALVGAPSTPSYTDTGLSTGATYSYTVRARDTASNLSAASAALSVTTSSTGATVTFTVTASTVVGQNVYVLGNVAALGAWSPAAAVALSPANYPAWSGAVGLPGSTAIEYKYIKKDGNGNVTWESGSNRLFTTPASGSTTRTDTWK; via the coding sequence ATGCACCGATTGAAGCAGTGGGCGCTGCTCGCCCTGGCCGCAGTCTGTCTCCAGGCTGCCCCGGCCTGGGGCCAGCCCGCGGCGGCGCACGTGTACCACAACCACATGCCCAACTTCTGGCCGTACTACGACGTCGCCCAGTACGCCGCGACGCCCGTGGGCGGGCCCATCCGCTACGCGTACGACGCTCAGGTCATCAACCTGAAGAAGAGCCCTCCGCCCCACTACACCTATTACCTGCCGTCGGGCGCGCCGATGCCGCACGACGACCTGGTTACCTATTACTCCCACAACGCCAAGACGGGCGCGTACCTGTACTGGCCCTTCGCCGTCGCGCAGGACATGCGGACGAACGCGCCCACAGGCCAGGTCCACGTCACCATGTCCGGCGCCGTGGTGAACAACGTGCAGGATCTCACCACGCTCAAGAACGTACCGGGTTACGACAACACGGCCTGGGGCTCGCCCTGGCGCGACAAGTACAACAGCCTGCGCACGCCCGCGGGTAACCGGACGCTGGACCTCATCCACTTCACCGGCCACCACTCCATGGGGCCGCTGGTGGGCCCGGAGTACTTCCTCAAGGACCTCATCTACCAGAGCACCACCCTGGCGCAGCCCTACTTCCTGGGCGGCGACTTCCAGTCCTCCAAGGGCTTCTTCCCCACGGAGCTCGGCTTCTCCGAGCGCCTCATCCCCACGCTGGCCAAGCTGGGCATCCAGTGGTCCGTCATCGGCGACAACCACTTCTCGCGCACGCTCCGGGACTACCCCTTCCTCAACGAGCCCGGCTCGGACACGCTCGTCTCGCCGCCCAACCGCGCGGACTTCCAGAACACCAGCAACGTGGGCAGCTGGGTGAGCCTGCAGATGGCGCACGAGCAGCAGACCATCCGCAACAAGTACCCGTTCGCCTCCACGCCGCACTGGGTGCGCTACGTGGACCCCGCCACCGGCGCCGAGTCGCGCGTGGTGGGCATCCCCGTCAACCAGAACGGCTCCTGGCTGGAGGGCTGGGAGGGCGAGGCCACCGTGGACGTGGTGGGCCTCAAGGGCTTCGAGGGGCTCGTCTCCCAGCGGCAGTTCTTCGTCATCGCCCATGATGGCGACAACTCGGGCGGCCGGGCCGGCTCGGACAGCACCTGGTACAATGGCCGCAGCGTCACCTGCACCGCGGGCGTGCAGTGCATGGGCATCAGCGAGTACCTGAATGCCCACCTGCCCGTCTCCACCGACGTGGTCCACGTGCAGGACGGCTCCTGGGTGGACACGCGCGACTCCTCCAGCGATCCGCAGTGGCACCACTGGAAGCTGCCGCTGGGCATCTGGAAGGGGCAGTTCCCCGCCTTCAACGCCGCCACCGGCCTGAACCTGGCGCCCAAGACGAACCTCAGCGGCGTGCAGGAGGGGATGACCGTGTCGCTGGAGCACGGCTGGCACTACCTGGAGCGCAACTTCGCCCTGCTCCAGGCCGCGCTCAACTACGCGAAGACCGCCGAGCAGATCTGGCTCGATGCGCACCCCAACCACTGGAAGCCCACCACCGCGCTGGACAGCCAGGTGACGCACGCGGGCAACCAGCTCAACCCGTGGATGCTCTCCTACCCCGTGAAGGGCGATGCGGCCAACGACTGGGCCGGGGGCGCCAACCCCGCCGAGCTGTCCTGGTACTTCCTCTTGCCCGCCATGGACTCGGGCTTCGGCTACTACGACGAGAACCAGGACGACAACGTCAAGCCCACGCTGTCCTTCAACCAGTCGCTCTACTTCTCCAAGCCCTATGTGCAGGACCGGCTCGCCCAGGACCGCACCGGCCCGTCCGTGTGGTGGCCGCAGCGCTGGCCCTACAACCCCGGCAGCGCCAACACGGACAAGTCCGAGGGCTGGACGCTCCACCACTTCAACAACACCTTCGCCGTGTACACGTACGCCTATGACGTGAGCGGCCTGTCCAACATCAAGGTCCGCATCCGCACCCACGCGGCCAAGCTCATCGACGCCTCGGACAACACCCACAAGGTGTACGAGCCGGCGGCGCTCAAGGCCGCGGGCGTGCCCAACATCGACACCAGCCGCGTGAGCGCGTGGGTGGACTACCCGATGACCCGGCGCGACCTGAAGCCCGTCATGAACGGCGTCGCGTGGCAGCCGGCCTACCTGCCCGTCATGGCCAAGGTGCCCGCGCAGGAGATCGGCGACCTCTACTACACGTACCTCGGCAACTACCGCGACCAGCTGCTCGACTACTACATCGAGGCCACCGACAGCCGCGGCAACGTCACCCGCAGCGAGATTCAATCCGTCTACGTGGGCGCCGGCCGGTACAACCTGGTGGGTGGCAAGTACCTGGAGGACGCCAACGGCTCCATCCCCGGCACCCACCCGTTCCTCGTGGTGGACACCACCGCGCCCTCCACCCCCACGGGGCTCTCGGCCACGCGCACGGACCGCTCCGTGAAGCTCTCCTGGAGCGCCTCCACTGACAACGTGGCCGTGACGGACTACGCCGTCTTCCGCAACGGCACCCAGGTGGGCACCAGCGCCACGCCGGGCTACACCGACATGGGCCTCACGCCCAGCACCGCCTACAGCTACACCGTGAAGGCGCGCGATGCGGCGGGCAATACCTCCACCGCCAGCGCCGCCCTGAGCGTCACCACCCAGCCGCCCGACACCACCGCGCCCTCCGCCCCCACGGGCCTGAGCGCCTCGGCGGTGACGAGTTCCTCGGTGACGCTGAGCTGGACGGCCGCCACCGACAACTACGGCGTGGCGGGCTACTACGTGTTCCGCAACGGCACGCAGGTCGCCGCGCCCGTGGGCACCTCCTATACGGACACCTCGCTCTCGCCGAGCACCGCGTACAGCTACACCGTGAAGGCCGCGGATGCGGCGGGCAACACCTCGGCGGCCAGCAGCGCCCTGAGCGTCACCACCAGCACGGGCAACACCGCCACCGTCTATTACAAGAAGGGCTTCGCCACCCCGTACCTCCACTACCGCCCCGCGGGCGGCACGTGGACCGCTTCGCCGGGCATGGCCATGCCGGACGCGGAGGTGACGGGCTATGCGAAGTCCACCGTCAACCTGGGCTCCGCCACCCAGCTCGAGGCCGTCTTCAACAACGGCAGCGGCACCTGGGACAGCAACAACGGCAACAACTACTTCTTCCCCACGGGCACCTCCACCTTCAACGCGGGCGTCATCACCGCTGGGGCTCCCGTGGTGGATGCGACGTCGCCGTCCGCCCCGTCCAACCTCACCTCCCCCTCCAAGACGGCCTCCTCCATCACCCTCGCGTGGGCGGCCTCCACGGACAACGTGGGCGTGACGGGCTACCTCGTCTTCCGGGGCGCCACGCAGGTGGGCACATCCACGGGCACCACCTATACGGACAGTGGCCTGGCGGCGAACACCGCCTACAGCTACACCGTGAAGGCGCGCGATGCGGCGGGCAACACCTCGGCGGCCAGCAGCGCCCTGAGCGTCACCACCAGCACGGGCAACACCGTCACCCTTTATTACAAGAAGGGCTTCGCAACCCCGTACCTCCACTACCGCCCCGCGGGCGGCACGTGGACCGCTTCGCCGGGCGTGGCCATGCCCGACGCGGAGGTGGCGGGCTACGCGAAGTCCACCGTCAACCTGGGCTCCGCCACCCAGCTCGAGGCCGTCTTCAACAACGGCAGCGGCACCTGGGACAACAACGGAGGGTTGAACTACTTCATCCCCGCCGGCACGCACACGTTCAGCGCGGGCACCGTGACCGCGGGTGCGCCTTCGGGCGACGTCACAGGCCCCTCCGCCCCCACGGGCCTGGCGGCTGCGTCCAAGACGGCCACCTCCGTGTCGCTGACGTGGAACCCGGTGACCGACACCGGAGGCATCGCCGGCTACAACGTGTACCGGAACGGCGCGCTGGTGGGTGCGCCCTCCACCCCCAGCTACACGGATACGGGGCTGAGCACCGGCGCCACGTACAGCTACACCGTGCGCGCCCGGGACACGGCCAGCAACCTCTCGGCGGCCAGCGCCGCCCTGAGCGTGACGACGAGCAGCACCGGGGCCACCGTCACCTTCACCGTGACGGCGAGCACCGTGGTGGGACAGAACGTGTACGTGCTGGGCAACGTCGCCGCGCTCGGCGCCTGGAGCCCCGCAGCCGCCGTCGCCCTGTCCCCGGCCAACTACCCTGCCTGGAGCGGGGCGGTGGGCCTGCCGGGCTCGACGGCCATCGAGTACAAGTACATCAAGAAGGACGGCAACGGGAACGTCACGTGGGAGAGCGGCTCCAACCGCCTCTTCACCACTCCTGCCTCCGGCTCCACGACACGCACCGACACCTGGAAGTAA
- a CDS encoding methylated-DNA--[protein]-cysteine S-methyltransferase yields the protein MKQLKTEALATARLQTPIGALRLAASGEGLCTVLFAEDPRELPEGGGSGSARTHLDRACTALDAYFTGRRQTFEGVTLAAQGTAFQHEVWRALSLLPFGETVSYAQLAKRIGRPAAARAVGLANGRNPIPIIVPCHRVIGANGALTGFAGGLPTKKWLLEFEGALPRGLAFPPGNRP from the coding sequence ATGAAACAGCTCAAGACCGAGGCGCTGGCGACGGCGCGCCTTCAAACCCCCATTGGCGCGCTGCGGCTCGCGGCGAGCGGCGAGGGCCTGTGCACGGTGCTGTTCGCCGAGGACCCCCGGGAGCTTCCGGAAGGCGGCGGCTCCGGGAGCGCACGCACGCACCTGGACCGTGCCTGCACGGCGCTCGACGCGTACTTCACCGGCCGGCGCCAGACGTTCGAGGGCGTCACGCTGGCGGCCCAGGGCACGGCGTTCCAGCACGAGGTGTGGCGTGCCCTGAGCCTGCTGCCCTTTGGCGAGACGGTGAGCTACGCCCAGCTGGCGAAGCGGATCGGCCGGCCCGCGGCGGCCCGGGCGGTGGGGCTGGCGAACGGACGGAATCCCATCCCCATCATCGTGCCGTGCCATCGCGTGATTGGCGCCAACGGCGCGCTCACGGGCTTCGCGGGGGGCCTTCCCACCAAGAAATGGCTCCTCGAATTCGAGGGCGCCTTGCCCCGAGGTCTGGCGTTCCCTCCAGGGAACCGGCCCTGA
- a CDS encoding DNA-3-methyladenine glycosylase 2, protein MALSELPDPDVSYRALVGRDARFDGRFFVCVRTTRIYCRPVCPARTPKRENCTFVPSAAAAEALGFRSCLRCRPEAAPGTPAWAGTEASVARALRMIDEGALDEGSVEQLAARLGIGARQLHRLFVRHLGASPQAVAGNRRLLVAKQLLTETGLPLSEVAAAAGFQSLRRFNDALRTAYARSPSQLRRVSRTTPPQASAAIRLRLGYRPPFDWERVLAYLAGRAIPGVEAVAEGAYHRTYRLGGSEGVLSVTHLPGYRALSVQIEGTGPLPVRPLVARVRRLFDLDADPAALAVALGQDPVMGPRLARAGGVRVPGAFEPFELAVRAILGQQVSVKGATTLAGRVVERCGTPASFARQGLTQFFPSAPALAQADLSGLGLTGGRIVALKGLAAACAAGTCELKPGVSLEDSVARLVTLPGIGEWTAHYIALRALGEPDAFPASDLALRKAAGGGIVLAPQVLERMAEAWRPWRGYAALLLWTEPVVDLAASTAA, encoded by the coding sequence ATGGCCCTCTCCGAACTCCCGGACCCGGACGTCTCCTACCGCGCGCTCGTCGGGCGGGATGCGCGGTTCGACGGCCGCTTCTTCGTCTGCGTGCGGACCACCCGCATCTACTGCCGGCCGGTGTGCCCCGCGCGGACGCCGAAGCGGGAGAACTGCACCTTCGTGCCCAGCGCGGCCGCCGCCGAGGCGCTGGGGTTCCGCTCCTGCCTGCGCTGCCGGCCCGAGGCCGCGCCGGGAACGCCCGCCTGGGCGGGCACCGAGGCGAGCGTGGCCCGGGCCCTGCGGATGATCGACGAGGGCGCGCTCGATGAGGGCTCGGTGGAGCAGCTCGCCGCGCGGCTCGGCATCGGCGCGCGGCAGCTCCACCGGCTCTTCGTGCGGCACCTGGGCGCGAGCCCCCAGGCGGTGGCGGGCAACCGGCGGCTGCTGGTGGCCAAGCAGCTCCTCACCGAGACGGGGCTGCCCCTGAGCGAGGTGGCGGCCGCGGCGGGCTTCCAGAGCCTCCGCCGGTTCAACGACGCCCTGCGGACCGCCTACGCGCGCAGCCCGAGCCAGCTGCGCCGCGTCTCCCGCACCACCCCTCCTCAGGCCTCCGCCGCCATCCGCCTGCGCCTGGGGTACCGCCCGCCGTTCGACTGGGAGCGGGTGCTCGCCTATCTCGCGGGCCGGGCCATCCCGGGCGTCGAGGCGGTGGCGGAAGGCGCCTACCACCGGACCTACCGGCTCGGGGGCAGCGAGGGCGTCCTCAGCGTGACCCACCTGCCTGGGTACCGGGCCCTGTCGGTTCAAATCGAGGGGACGGGGCCCCTGCCGGTGCGCCCGCTCGTGGCCCGGGTCCGCAGGCTGTTTGACCTGGACGCGGACCCCGCGGCGCTCGCGGTGGCGCTCGGCCAGGATCCGGTGATGGGCCCCCGGCTCGCGCGCGCGGGCGGGGTGCGGGTTCCGGGCGCCTTCGAGCCCTTCGAGCTGGCGGTCCGCGCCATCCTGGGACAGCAGGTGTCGGTGAAGGGGGCCACGACGCTCGCGGGGCGGGTGGTGGAGCGGTGCGGCACGCCGGCCTCGTTCGCGCGCCAGGGCCTGACCCAGTTCTTCCCTTCCGCCCCCGCCCTGGCCCAGGCGGACCTGTCGGGGCTCGGGCTCACGGGGGGACGCATCGTGGCGCTGAAGGGCCTGGCGGCCGCCTGTGCCGCGGGCACCTGTGAGCTGAAGCCCGGCGTGAGCCTCGAGGACAGCGTGGCCCGGCTCGTCACGCTGCCCGGGATTGGCGAATGGACAGCGCACTACATCGCCCTGCGCGCGCTGGGAGAGCCCGATGCTTTTCCCGCGTCGGACCTGGCCCTGCGCAAGGCGGCGGGCGGCGGCATCGTGCTGGCGCCGCAGGTGCTCGAGCGGATGGCGGAGGCGTGGCGGCCCTGGCGGGGCTACGCGGCGCTGCTGTTGTGGACCGAACCCGTGGTGGACCTGGCCGCGAGCACCGCCGCCTGA
- a CDS encoding GTPase, with amino-acid sequence MDKTNLPDPEALRRLLTSALALPALAPHAARLERLREDYARGVARKDAPLTVALVGATGAGKSTLLNALAGQALAREGENRPTSTAATVFAPADAELGALERAGLSIVRYAASAHGLWSGQVFIDTPDLNSVATAHREVARAALELADVALVVMHRGSVAEATQVEFLAGFARRRALVLLINFADEQSPESRETLKAQARRLASEQFGLAQEQLPAFAISARAAREGKDVSGEFGTFLFHLRELASQAVATRVRRGNALGALEEIATRVDAALQETEGVLSRTRASLEAGLGRAGEGLRQDFATRLMLAQGHLATEVRRQAANRFWGPAAWGLRLSPWGTGGMGAAALLARGSLPVGLAVAAASTALDAVRDRTRARAAETRVVEPFEDDLTVEAAARAALTEARTLAHAQGLAPEVLGLPDTQALLAELQAARAQTWRYTLTTAIAEAVAGWWRVARWTVLPLINLPLFALLGHVSYRVARAYVEGPLLGGDYFLNAGALFVLLAGAGALLASASLAGAGRLAHRAGQDRFTQALATLSGRLGEAVEDSLRPGRDAARGLLSLLRG; translated from the coding sequence GTGGACAAGACGAACCTGCCCGACCCTGAAGCCCTCCGCCGCCTGCTCACCAGCGCCCTGGCGCTGCCCGCCCTGGCGCCGCATGCCGCCCGGCTGGAGCGGCTGCGCGAAGACTATGCCCGGGGGGTGGCACGCAAGGATGCGCCCCTCACCGTCGCGCTCGTGGGGGCCACCGGCGCGGGCAAGTCCACCCTGCTCAATGCCCTGGCCGGACAGGCCCTCGCCCGCGAGGGGGAGAACCGCCCCACCAGCACCGCCGCCACCGTGTTCGCCCCGGCGGACGCGGAGCTGGGCGCCCTGGAGCGCGCGGGCCTCTCCATCGTGCGCTACGCGGCCAGCGCCCACGGCCTGTGGAGCGGCCAGGTCTTCATCGACACGCCGGACCTCAACAGCGTGGCCACCGCGCACCGCGAGGTGGCCCGCGCCGCGCTGGAGCTGGCGGATGTCGCCCTCGTGGTGATGCACCGGGGCAGCGTGGCCGAGGCCACCCAGGTGGAGTTCCTCGCTGGGTTCGCGCGGCGCCGGGCGCTCGTGCTGCTCATCAACTTCGCGGACGAGCAGTCGCCGGAGTCGCGGGAGACGCTCAAGGCCCAGGCGCGCCGGCTGGCCTCCGAACAGTTTGGCCTGGCGCAGGAACAGCTTCCCGCGTTCGCGATCAGCGCCCGGGCCGCGCGCGAGGGGAAGGATGTTTCCGGAGAGTTCGGCACCTTCCTCTTCCACCTCCGGGAGCTGGCCTCCCAGGCGGTGGCCACCCGGGTGCGCCGCGGCAACGCGCTCGGCGCCCTGGAGGAGATCGCCACCCGCGTGGACGCCGCACTCCAGGAGACCGAGGGGGTGCTGTCGCGCACCCGCGCCTCCCTGGAAGCCGGGCTTGGCCGCGCGGGGGAGGGGCTGCGCCAGGACTTCGCCACGCGGCTGATGCTGGCCCAGGGGCACCTGGCCACGGAGGTGCGGCGCCAGGCCGCGAACCGCTTCTGGGGCCCGGCGGCCTGGGGCCTCCGGCTGTCCCCCTGGGGAACGGGCGGCATGGGCGCGGCGGCCCTGCTCGCGCGGGGCAGCCTGCCCGTGGGGCTGGCGGTGGCGGCGGCCTCCACGGCGCTGGATGCCGTGCGGGACCGGACGCGGGCGCGCGCCGCAGAGACGCGGGTGGTGGAGCCCTTCGAGGACGACTTGACGGTGGAGGCCGCCGCGCGGGCCGCGCTCACCGAGGCGCGCACCCTGGCGCATGCCCAGGGGCTGGCCCCCGAGGTGCTCGGGCTGCCCGACACCCAGGCCCTGCTCGCGGAGCTTCAGGCGGCGCGCGCGCAGACGTGGCGCTACACGCTCACCACGGCGATCGCCGAGGCGGTGGCGGGCTGGTGGCGCGTGGCGCGGTGGACGGTGCTGCCGCTCATCAACCTGCCCCTGTTCGCGCTGCTGGGGCACGTGAGCTACCGCGTGGCGCGCGCCTACGTGGAGGGCCCACTGCTGGGCGGGGACTACTTCCTCAACGCAGGCGCGCTCTTCGTGCTGCTCGCGGGCGCCGGGGCGCTGCTCGCCTCAGCGAGTCTCGCGGGCGCTGGCCGTCTCGCTCACCGAGCGGGGCAGGACCGGTTTACGCAGGCCCTCGCCACCCTGAGCGGGCGGCTCGGAGAGGCTGTCGAGGACAGCCTTCGCCCCGGGCGGGACGCCGCTCGCGGACTGCTGAGCCTCCTCCGCGGGTGA
- a CDS encoding TetR/AcrR family transcriptional regulator yields the protein MPPRKASPEAPARARRTQQERREETRRRLLDATIAVLVEQGYARLTTVEVARRAGVSQGAVFTHFDTKAELLVAAVQHLFPRLIQDYLAGYAGLPGGRDRIGAAVEMLWAVFERPEMLAAIELYVAARTEPELQAALATVEGPHRDNLLRVARGLFPEAAEHADFEAVVELVIDAVQGGAIARVARPHHPALPRMRQVLVRFVHRSFTRHRQHQRSRP from the coding sequence ATGCCCCCGCGAAAGGCATCCCCGGAAGCACCCGCGCGTGCGCGCCGCACCCAGCAGGAGCGGCGTGAGGAGACGCGCCGGCGGCTGCTGGACGCCACCATCGCGGTGCTGGTCGAGCAGGGCTACGCGCGGCTCACCACGGTGGAAGTGGCCCGGCGGGCGGGCGTCTCCCAGGGCGCGGTCTTCACCCACTTCGACACCAAGGCGGAGCTGCTGGTGGCCGCCGTCCAGCACCTCTTTCCCCGCCTCATCCAGGACTACCTCGCCGGCTACGCGGGGCTGCCGGGGGGGAGGGACCGCATCGGCGCCGCGGTGGAGATGCTGTGGGCCGTCTTCGAGCGGCCGGAGATGCTCGCCGCCATCGAGCTGTACGTGGCAGCCCGTACGGAGCCCGAGCTCCAGGCGGCGCTCGCCACCGTGGAGGGCCCCCACCGGGACAACCTCCTGCGCGTGGCGCGTGGGCTGTTTCCCGAGGCGGCCGAGCACGCGGACTTCGAGGCCGTCGTCGAGCTGGTCATCGACGCGGTGCAGGGGGGCGCCATCGCGCGCGTGGCCCGGCCCCACCACCCGGCCCTGCCGCGGATGCGCCAGGTGCTCGTCCGCTTCGTCCACCGCAGCTTCACCCGGCACCGGCAACACCAGCGCTCCCGTCCCTAG
- a CDS encoding sterol desaturase family protein has translation MEELHIPDLIVLAIPFFIVSLVAEGLIVRKLKREGRPLVGHTVKDTAASLSMGLGNLAINLGWKGIAFAAYVALYQLTPLRLGTGPWAWVLLFFADDFCYYWFHRVHHECRFFWASHVVHHSSEHYNLSTALRQTWTPMTGLPFWLPLALLGFHPVMIVTAQSISLLYQYWIHTEAIGRMGPLEWVLNTPSHHRAHHASNVQYLDKNYGGILIVWDRLFGTFQPEVERPVYGLTKNLHTFHPVQIAFHEYAAILRDLQRPEPLRTRLGRVFHGPGWLPGPERPPDNTAHTLSA, from the coding sequence ATGGAAGAGCTTCACATCCCCGACCTCATCGTCCTGGCGATCCCCTTCTTCATCGTGTCGCTCGTGGCCGAGGGGCTCATCGTCCGGAAGTTGAAGCGCGAGGGCCGGCCGCTCGTGGGCCACACGGTGAAGGACACCGCGGCGAGCCTCTCCATGGGCCTGGGCAACCTCGCCATCAACCTGGGCTGGAAGGGCATCGCCTTCGCGGCGTACGTGGCGCTCTACCAGCTCACGCCGCTGCGCCTGGGCACCGGGCCCTGGGCCTGGGTGCTGCTCTTCTTCGCGGACGACTTCTGCTACTACTGGTTCCACCGCGTCCATCACGAGTGCCGCTTCTTCTGGGCCTCGCACGTGGTGCACCACTCCAGCGAGCACTACAACCTGTCCACGGCGCTGCGGCAGACGTGGACGCCCATGACGGGGCTGCCCTTCTGGCTGCCCCTGGCGCTGCTGGGCTTCCACCCGGTGATGATCGTCACCGCGCAGTCCATCAGCCTGCTCTACCAGTACTGGATTCACACCGAGGCCATCGGGCGGATGGGGCCCCTGGAGTGGGTGCTCAACACGCCCTCGCACCACCGCGCGCACCACGCCTCCAACGTGCAGTACCTGGACAAGAACTACGGCGGCATCCTCATCGTCTGGGACCGGCTCTTCGGCACCTTCCAGCCCGAGGTGGAGCGGCCCGTGTACGGGCTGACGAAGAACCTCCACACCTTCCACCCGGTGCAGATCGCCTTCCACGAGTACGCCGCCATCCTCAGGGACTTGCAGCGCCCCGAGCCCCTGCGCACCCGGCTGGGCCGCGTCTTCCACGGCCCCGGCTGGCTGCCCGGACCGGAACGTCCCCCGGACAACACCGCGCACACCCTTTCCGCTTGA